Proteins encoded in a region of the Panicum hallii strain FIL2 chromosome 3, PHallii_v3.1, whole genome shotgun sequence genome:
- the LOC112885946 gene encoding MADS-box transcription factor 13-like — translation MGRGRIEIKRIENNTSRQVTFCKRRNGLLKKAYELSVLCDAEVALIVFSSRGRLYEYSNNSVKATIERYKKAHAVGSSSGAPLLELNAQQYYQQESAKLRNQIQMLQNTNRHLVGDSVENLSLKELKQLESRLEKGISKIRARKSELLSAEINYMVKRETELQNDHMNLRTKIEEGEQQLQQVTVARSAAVAAASAELNPFFQMDTKCFFPAGPFAGLDMKCFFPGGLQMLEAHRQILTTELNLGYQLAPPSGDDGINNPHQF, via the exons ATGGGGAGGGGAAGGATTGAGATCAAGAGGATCGAGAACAACACGAGCCGGCAGGTCACCTTCTGCAAGCGCCGCAACGGGCTCCTCAAGAAGGCGTACGAGCTCTCCGTCCTCTGCGACGCCGAGGTGGCGCTCATCGTCttctccagcaggggccgcctCTACGAGTACTCCAACAACAG TGTGAAGGCTACTATTGAGAGGTACAAGAAGGCACATGCCGTTGGATCCTCATCTGGGGCCCCACTCTTAGAGCTCAACGCCCAG CAATACTACCAGCAAGAATCCGCGAAACTGCGGAACCAGATCCAGATGCTGCAGAACACTAACAG GCACTTGGTTGGTGATTCGGTGGAAAACTTGTCACTTAAAGAACTGAAGCAGCTTGAGAGCCGCCTCGAGAAAGGCATTTCAAAGATCAGAGCAAGGAAG agtGAGCTGCTGTCTGCAGAGATCAATTACATGGTCAAAAGG GAGACTGAGCTCCAGAATGACCACATGAACCTCAGGACCAAG ATTGAGGAGGGAgagcagcagctgcagcaggtGACCGTGGCCCGGTCTgccgccgtggccgccgccAGTGCGGAGCTGAACCCATTCTTCCAGATGGACACCAAGTGCTTCTTTCCCGCCGGCCCCTTCGCGGGGCTGGACATGAAGTGCTTCTTTCCGGGAGGCTTGCAGATGCTGGAGGCACACCGCCAGATACTCACCACCGAGCTCAACCTCGGCTACCAGCTGGCGCCACCGAGCGGCGACGACGGCATCAATAATCCTCATCAGTTCTAA
- the LOC112884438 gene encoding L10-interacting MYB domain-containing protein-like encodes MPEAEWNDERTRIICELFVEQVHAGNRPNTHLNNIGYRTVAAKFQQRTQLLYTKLQLKNKWDKFKSDYITWKKLLVVGAGLPWDAARGTFVADDEWWKKTNKELPGARRYRNLGLQHEDKLKIMFDYITSNGVDPSPPAPESPKNGVDHSPPAADSPMNGVDHLPLIANDLPSAPDSPMNGVDHLLQTTHGLPYAQETTMNGVHLDVSDNNAEDNDDTHQEPMFQYTSNRRKKRPIHVIATRNKKSKAETALLMQSHLSCIAELAQKAQDTFEKFSSQADTQPWPSIRDVMTMVRECGARSGSNEHFIATELFISREQREMFLTMETAEERFQWLRRKYIVKYLSNTSLGPR; translated from the exons ATGCCAGAAGCAGAGTGGAATGATGAACGCACTAGAATTATCTGTGAACTCTTTGTCGAACAAGTTCATGCTGGGAACAGGCCAAACACCCATCTGAACAACATTGGTTACCGTACAGTTGCCGCCAAGTTTCAGCAGAGGACACAGCTTCTCTATACAAAGTTGCAGCTTAAGAACAAATGGGATAAGTTTAAGAGTGATTACATCACTTGGAAGAAGCTGCTTGTAGTGGGGGCGGGTTTACCCTGGGATGCGGCAAGGGGAACATTTGTTGCTGACGATGAATGGTGGAAGAAGACAAATAAG GAGCTGCCTGGTGCAAGGAGATACCGCAATCTTGGTCTGCAACATGAGGATAAGTTGAAAATAATGTTTGACTACATCACCAGTAATGGCGTGGATCCTTCGCCACCTGCTCCAGAAAGCCCGAAAAATGGTGTTGATCATTCGCCACCTGCTGCTGACAGCCCCatgaatggagtggatcatttGCCTCTGATTGCAAATGATCTGCCATCTGCTCCAGACAGCCCCatgaatggagtggatcatttGCTGCAGACCACACATGGTCTCCCATACGCTCAAGAAACCACCATGAATGGTGTGCACCTGGATGTATCAGACAACAACGCTGAAGATAATGATGACACTCATCAAGAGCCTATGTTTCAGTATACCTcaaacaggaggaagaagagaccTATTCATGTGATTGCGACGAGGAACAAGAAAAGTAAGGCTGAAACTGCTCTGCTCATGCAGTCTCACTTGAGTTGCATAGCGGAGCTGGCTCAAAAGGCACAGGACACTTTTGAAAAGTTCAGCTCCCAGGCTGACACACAGCCATGGCCTAGCATCCGGGATGTCATGACAATGGTTCGTGAATGTGGAGCACGGTCTGGAAGCAACGAACATTTCATTGCGACTGAGCTGTTCATCAGCAGAGAACAGAGGGAGATGTTCCTGACCATGGAAACGGCCGAAGAACGGTTCCAGTGGCTTCGAAGAAAGTATATCGTCAAGTATCTATCAAATACAAGTTTGGGTCCTAGATAA
- the LOC112884439 gene encoding uncharacterized protein ycf45, with the protein MAACASRCLFLFPLLAPKFPLPHPPLRRRRGGGGGACIDAARCSTEGSGGWGGIVEDDLAELLQILPRDLRDSLQNEPRKDQLLEVVLDLGRRPEARFLGDSGGQYLRDREISQQELEAAQQAVGEFGGDNRAGIEGTLHRISAIRSRKGMVVGLTCRVGRAVTGHVDMVRDLLNYKESILFLGRPGVGKTTVMREIARVLADEFQKRVVIVDTSNEIGGDGDIPHAAIGGARRMQVPEPSMQHRVMIEAVENHMPEVVIVDEIGTEAEAQACRSIAERGVMLIGTAHGERLANIIKNPTLSDLIGGVETVTLGDDEARARRSQKSILERKAPPTFPFLIEMRERHYWVTHRTERSVDMLLHGKKPLVEVRKRDNEFQVVIERWATYDGDGL; encoded by the exons ATGGCCGCGTGCGCCTCTCGCTGCCTCTTCCTCTTTCCCCTCCTGGCCCCGAAGTTCCCGCTGCCTCATCCTCCActcaggcggcggcgcgggggcgggggcggggcctgCATTGATGCTGCCCGCTGCAGCACCGAGGGCAGCGGTGGGTGGGGAGGCATTGTCGAGGACGACCTTGCTGAGCTCCTGCAG ATTCTACCAAGAGATTTACGAGATAGTCTGCAGAATGAACCTAGAAAGGACCAGCTGTTGGAG GTCGTTCTGGATTTGGGGAGACGACCAGAGGCACGTTTCCTTGGTGACTCTGGTGGCCAATACCTAAGGGACCGTGAG ATCTCACAGCAAGAGCTGGAGGCAGCACAGCAAGCTGTAGGTGAGTTTGGAGGTGACAACCGTGCAGGAATTGAAGGTACTTTACATAGAATATCTGCTATAAGGAGCAGAAAAGGAATGGTTGTTGGTTTGACCTGTCGAGTTGGCCGAGCTGTTACTGGACATGTTGATATGGTCCGTGATCTCCTAAATTACAAAGAAAGCATTCTGTTTTTGGGAAG GCCTGGAGTAGGCAAGACAACTGTTATGCGTGAGATTGCACGTGTTCTAGCAGATGAATTTCAGAAAAGAGTG GTAATTGTGGACACAAGTAATGAGATTGGTGGGGATGGGGATATTCCTCATGCTGCTATTGGTGGCGCAAGAAGAATGCAAGTTCCTGAACCATCAATGCAGCATAGAGTGATGATTGAAGCAGTTGAAAACCATATGCCCGAGGTGGTTATTGTAGATGAGATTGGAACTGAAGCAGAAGCACAAGCTTGCCGCTCAATTGCAGAAAGGGGTGTGATGCTTATTGGTACTGCCCATGGAGAACGGCTTGCGAATATCATTAAGAATCCGACCTTATCTGACTTG ATTGGAGGTGTAGAAactgttactcttggtgatgaTGAGGCTCGTGCTCGACGCAGTCAGAAAAGTATTCTAGAGAGGAAggcccctccaacattcccatTCCTTATTGAGATGAGGGAACGACATTACTGGGTAACTCATCGG ACAGAAAGGAGTGTGGATATGCTACTTCATGGAAAGAAGCCACTGGTTGAG GTAAGGAAAAGGGATAACGAATTTCAAGTTGTTATTGAAAGATGGGCAACGTATGATGGAGATGGGCTCTGA
- the LOC112884440 gene encoding zinc-finger homeodomain protein 3-like: MDLSGAQGELPVPMAMHGGGGGSPYLGLHHGHHHEHPQQHSRGPNGRHMSPPDVVVPEEAKNRQLAVVPVGAVGGGGAGGVRYRECLKNHAAAIGGSATDGCGEFMPAGEEGSLDALRCSACGCHRNFHRKEPPGGDARQLHGHHPHHHPLSPLAAAHHHHRGLLVAALPPAPTRMVMPLSALQHQAHHSAASAESDDARAQQPPARKRFRTKFTAEQKARMLGFAEEAGWRLQKLDDAAVQRFCQEVGVKRRVLKVWMHNNKHTLARRGQEGGHHGGDPEHLGQLGGGMPLPEPGGPGRSPSPSRSPPPQQLRLD; encoded by the coding sequence ATGGATCTTTCCGGGGCGCAGGGCGAGCTGCCGGTGCCGATGGCAATGCACGGCGGTGGCGGGGGCTCGCCGTACCTGGGCCTGCACCACGGGCACCACCACGAGCACCCGCAGCAGCATAGCCGTGGCCCGAACGGGCGGCACATGTCGCCGCCGGATGTGGTGGTGCCGGAGGAGGCGAAGAACCGGCAGCTGGCGGTGGTGCCCGTGGGCGCGGTAGGTGGAGGCGGGGCAGGTGGGGTGAGGTACCGCGAGTGCCTGAAGAACCATGCGGCGGCCATCGGCGGGAGCGCGACGGACGGGTGCGGCGAGTTCAtgccggcgggggaggaggggTCGCTGGATGCGCTCCGGTGCTCGGCGTGCGGGTGCCACCGCAACTTCCACCGCAAGGAGCCGCCGGGTGGCGACGCGCGGCAGCTGCACGGGCACCACCCACACCACCACCCGCTGAGCCcgctggcggcggcgcaccaccaccaccggggCCTGCTGGTGGCGGCACTGCCCCCGGCGCCGACGCGCATGGTGATGCCGCTGAGCGCCTTGCAGCATCAGGCGCACCACAGCGCGGCGTCGGCGGAGTCCGACGACGCACGGGCGCAGCAGCCGCCGGCGCGGAAGCGGTTCCGCACCAAGTTCACGGCGGAGCAGAAGGCCCGCATGCTGGGGTTCGCGGAGGAGGCCGGGTGGCGGCTGCAGAAGCTGGACGACGCGGCGGTGCAGCGCTTCTGCCAGGAGGTGGGCGTGAAGCGGCGCGTCCTCAAGGTGTGGATGCACAACAACAAGCACACCCTGGCGCGGCGCGGGCAGGAGGGGGGCCACCACGGCGGCGACCCGGAGCATCTCGGGCAGCTCGGCGGCGGCATGCCGCTCCCGGAGCCCGGCGGGCCCGGGCGGAGCCCCAGCCCCAGCCGGAGCCCACCGCCGCAGCAGCTCCGGCTGGATTAA
- the LOC112888158 gene encoding AP-2 complex subunit sigma — protein sequence MIRFILLQNRQGKTRLAKYYVPLEDSEKHKVEYEVHRLVVNRDPKFTNFVEFRTHKVIYRRYAGLFFSMCVDITDNELAYLECIHLFVEILDHFFSNVCELDLVFNFHKVYLILDEFILAGELQETSKRAIIERMGELEKLE from the exons ATG ATCCGGTTCATCCTGCTGCAGAACCGGCAGGGGAAGACGCGGCTGGCCAAGTACTACGTCCCGCTCGAGGACTCGGAGAAGCACAAGGTCGAGTACGAG GTGCATCGGCTCGTGGTCAACCGGGACCCCAAGTTCACCAACTTCGTCGAG TTCCGTACACACAAAGTCATCTACAGGAGATATGCAGGACTTTTTTTCTCAATGTGCGTGGATATCACTGACAATGAGTTGGCATATTTGGAATGCATCCATTTGTTTGTTGAGATATTGGACCATTTCTTCAGCAATGTTTGTGAACTTGATTTAGTATTTAACTTCCACAAG GTCTACTTGATATTGGATGAGTTTATTCTTGCTGGAGAGCTTCAAGAAACAAGCAAAAGG GCAATTATAGAGAGGATGGGCGAGCTTGAGAAGCTGGAATGa